Below is a genomic region from Miscanthus floridulus cultivar M001 chromosome 1, ASM1932011v1, whole genome shotgun sequence.
TTATTACTGTTTCAATCTCAATATTGCTCTTCTATTTTTCCTGTGTTTTTTTCAGCCTGATGACACGtcttagggcgtgtttagttccgaaaattttttgcttttggctactgtagcactttcgtttttatttgacaaaaattgtccaattatggactatttaggcttaaaagattcgtctcacgatttctcggctaactgtgtaattagtttttttttcgtctatatttagtactccatgcatatgccgcaagattcgatgtgacggttactatgcaaaaatttttggtttttgggtggaactaaacggggccttagttgtAGTCCATCCACTGTCAGCATGGACAATGATGTGCTGAACAGAAGGAGAAACTTTTACGAGGAAAGGCAAGAAAGATGATAGCTATTGTAACCCAGTTAAAAAAAATGGCCTGCATTTCCTCCCTGATGCTTCTGAAAACAAGATATGAAAGACTGCAGTTATgttctgtccatctgtttgaatTCATCATTAGTCCGTTCATATGTCTGCAGACGCTGTGCTATTCTGAAGTTCATGGAATTCATAATTAGTCCGGGGTTCATGTGTGCAGATGCTGTACATTTTCTTTTCTGTGTAGGGTATATTTTTATTTTCAAAGGTATTCTCTCGGTCTAAAAAGACTACAATTTTTTTTTCGAGAAACCAAACGATTTAAGTTTGATCGAATCCATACGCAAAATACACTAACTTCTTCtcaaaataagtgcacatcttGTTTTCCGATAAGTCAACTAATTTCAAGTTTAACtagttttataaaaaaaagtatcaatatttgtATATATCTAAAtaggtttattatgaaaatatatatatagCATGGTCAATATAATAATGTTTATTTGGTATGATCAATATTAATACTTGTTATATAGGATTTGCTATTGTctgaaatcatcttaaaattcagacacatgaaatataggagaaATATTATTATATTGGGTTATTTATTTATGTTTATTATGCGCTTCcctttctcttgtttttttttcagaAGCTATACAATACACGtgtgttttagaaaaaaaaacatggatTTTTAGTCATCGGGTCGTTGCCTCGGTTTGTCTACGTCCGTCAGATCTGCCAAACCGTGGTCGTGTCAAGTATGCGCGTGAATGGGCGGCCTCCCAGGTATGCGCGTGGTCGTGTCAGGTGAGGcccggagggagagagaggacgCGAACGCGAATCACGCCCAGCCAGGGCCCCACGATGCGACGACCCATGACGAACGGGCAGACAATGGAACCAACCGCTCTGTaatttgtcctttcatagaaaaaaaattattttctgtGATATGTGATTTGTGATCAATGGATCTGTGATCTTCTAAAGTTAGAAGAAGAATGTAGACTGTTGGATTCATCTTATTAtgcaaaaaattcatgtgttgaaattaTATAAAATATATGGTCGTGCAGTAGACatactttttttttttacaactcCTTTCTCTCGTAAACTACGGGCCGACATGGCATACAACTCCGCAACCCGTGGCCACGCTCGCATCCGCACCGCCGGCCCGTGGTCCTGCTCGTGCGGACACCGCCACCCAGCCATACCCGCGCGTCTGCGCCTTGGCGAACTCGGACGGTTGCGGTCATCTCCGCCGCGCCCCCGGCCCCttggctccgccgccgccgccgcccggttGCAGTTCCGTCTTCGGTCCGCCGGGCCCCCGGCCGTGGCTCCTCTCGCCCCAGGCCGGCCATCTCCCTTCTTGCCGTCAACGGAAAGGGAGAAGGCGGCGTCCTTTGCCTCCTCCTCTCACTCCTGTAGCGCGGAGTCAATAAGAACTTGTGCCGCCGGTGAGGTGTGGCAGTCCCGCGGAGGACTCGGGGCGCCCGGCCATGCGCACCCCGCCCGCTGCCGGCGGCTTCAACTCGCCGTGGACGATCGCCATCCGCGCGGCGGCTGACCAAGGCCGGCCCCGCCGTGCCATCGCTCTGTAGCTCGCGTCCCTACGCTCGTCCCGCCGCCCCTGCCCCTTCGCCCTCGCTGCCGTCCTCAAGTCTGTGCCCCGCCTCCCCGAGCACGCCGCTCTCCCCGCGGCGGCCTCCCTCCACGCGCACCTCCTCCGCCTCGGCCTCCTCTCCCACCCCTACCCGCACGCCGCGCTCTCTCACCTCTACTCTCGCCTGCTGCCCCCGCACCACGACCACGCCCGCGGCCTGCTCGATGACGCGCCCGCGGCGCTGCACCGCCACTCCCGCCTCGTCTCGTCCAACTCGCTCCTCGCTTCCCTTCTACGCGCGGGCGATATCACCGCCGCGCGCGCCATGTTCGAGGCAATGCCCGCGCGGGATGTTGTGTCGTGGAACTCCATGGTCGCCGGACTCGCCAAGGCCGGCCACCTCGACGAGGCCATCGAACTGTTCGACCGAATGCCCGAGACAAACGCTGCGTCCTGGAACGCCCTCGTGTCCGGGTTCATGACACAAGGCCACGTGGCCCAAGCGCAGGAGCTGTTTGAGCGGATGCCCATCAGGAACAATGTTTCCTGGATCACGATGATCTCAGGGTATGTCAAGGCCGGCGACGTCCAAGCTGCTGCTAACCTGTTTGATAGGATGGATAATAAGGACCTTTATGCATGGAATGCGATGATCTCATGCTATGCACAGAATGGCTGTGGAAGAGAGGCACTCGGTATCTTTAACAGGATGTTGAAGCCACATAATTGGGTGGTACCCAATGAGAAGACTTTCTCCCCTGTCATCTCGGCATGTTCACAGCTGGGGGACTTGAGGTTCGGCTTGTGGGTTGAGAGTTTCATGGGGTATGTGGGGGTTGATCTGGATAATCACCTGCGTACCGCTCTGGTTGATTTGTACACCAAGAGTGGGCAAATGGATAGGGCTTTTGAATTGTTCAGAGGCTTGAGATCAAGGGATGTGGTGTCTTACAGTGCGATGATAGTGGGCTGTGGAATGCATGGCAAGTTAAATGAAGCTGTTGGCTTGTTCAAGGAGATGTCCAAAGCGAGGATTGATCCTAATGCGGTGACCTTTGTGGGGTTGTTGTCTGCATACAGTCATGCAGGGCTACTGGAAGAAGCTCGCGCTTGCTTCACTTCCATGTCAAGCAAATATGAGATTAGTTCTTCAATGGAACACTACACTATAATGGTAGACATTCTTGGGCGCTGCGGAAAGTTGGAAGAAGCATTCCAGCTGATCATGCAGATACCTGTATGCCCACATGCCAGTGTTTGGGGTGCCTTGCTTCTTGCTTGCAGGTTGCACAACAACATTGAGCTTGGGGAGGTTGTTGCTTCCAAGTGCTTTGAACTGGAGCTGGAAGAGAGTGGATATTACATTCTCTTGGGTAACATATATGCACAAGCAAAGAAGTGGGACAAGGTTAAGGGTTTAAGGAAGATGATGGCAGAAAGGGGTTTGAGTAAGACGCCTGGGAGTAGCTGGGTGCATGTTGCATAAATCCATTCTACTGATCTTACTCATTTTATCTTTTGGGGTCAGTTACTCAGTTGACAAATCAACATGCAACTCAGATTTTGGGCACTAAATTTGGGAAGATGAGGAGTCAATGGAAACAGCTGTTTAGTTGCCATCATCATGGAATCCCCATTCCTCATGTTTCTTGACTTCTCGACGTGGGTTCAGAACCCATTGGAATTAGTTGTTCTTGTGGTCCTTCTTTGGAGCTTTAGGGCATGTTCTTTAATCCTCATCACATCTGATCTTCATTATGTGGAGAAGACAGGAGGATAATGGAGGTTTAGATACAAGAATATAAGAAATGAGAAATCTAAACCTCCATGAACATGTGAGATTGTCTAATGCATATTTTGATGAGAGGAGCATTGAAGGGGTTATGTTAAATTGGAGAAACTATGAGCTATATCTTATGTTCTCTAGATGATACAGATGCTCCATGAAGATGCCCATATCCATCCTTGCTACCTGGAAAAGTTCAAGCATTCGTCATGAAACTCATAACTTGTCTGTTGCCAACTCCACCACCTTTTATTCAAGTACATCTGTGCATACACTTTGCAATTTCTACTAGTAATTCAGAAACTTGGGGAAAGGTATGTTGTTCTTGTGTGTTACATGCAAGAGGAGTGGTTAGTGAGCACACGGTGATGCTAATAAACTGAATATGGACACTAACAGGCGCCAACAAATCCAAGAGAAATTCATTAAGATAGGATCTGCCCATCTTTGCAGTTTTTTCGTTCAATGATGCAATtactttgttctttctctcttgttGGTTCTGTACAACCAAAGCTCCAGGGGGTCTATCTCTTAACTTATCCACTGGTAGTAATAGGTCATCAAACACTTTCATGTTTGCAATCTCAGGTTGACAGATGCCGTGGTTCATGTCTGCAGATGCTGTACATTTCCTTTCCTGTGTAGGGTAGTCATGTTAAGATGGAACTACTCTAATCAATTTTACGAAGAAAGAATCGCGCTGCTGTTGCCAAATAGATTTCACCTTTTGATGACGCTCGCCAAATCGCCAATGCTAGCAGCGTCAGTATGCTCGCAGGCGCCAGCTTTGCTGCTACTTTGCCTAACTGACAACCCAGAGATCTAAGGTTAAATAACCTCCACTCAGATTTTTAAACATCCAATTGCACGATGTTCACTAAACCGAACAATTTTTTTCGTTCAAAAAAAAACAGAAGAAATTTCATATGATACCATAACATAGCTTTCAGCAGAACCAAGATGTACCATGCCTTCGTTTGCTGAATCCAATATGCCAAATATTCAGACTTTCATATGCCACTCCGTCCGTTCACCTTCATCTCTTTGCCCAGGGTTTCAGACAGCTCTACTCTATTGGATATTGGGAAGGTTATTAAAGAAGAAGCGAAGTTAAGAAACTGCACATTCTCCTGAAAACTCAACTGAGTAGTAAAGTGAACTGGCAGAAACATTGAAGGCGAGGCCCAAACAGCCTGTAACTACAGCCAGGCTGAAAAATCCCAACAAGCATCGTTAATTTCAAGGCTGCCACACTGAAAGCAGTCTGCTTCCTACTCAAGCGAGATTGGATAACAGATCGTGATCTTAATTAAGCTAACATGACTACGCGAGAAACATCACAGCCAGTAGCTGCAGCTTGCGTAACAGACAAGCATCAGAACGTGTCATGCTCACCAACCAAACGGAGTCTCCTGTTCATCAGCCTTCGCTGCTGTAGCTGACTACAGGTCCGTATTGGTGCCCTCCATGAAACCTAGGACCAGCCAGTGTCGGTGTCACCATCGCCAGAACTGACATCAGACCACCGGTGATCAGCTTATCCTGTGAAGGACGCTTCTCGACGTCAGCAGATCACACGCGTTTCATCAAAGCCTGATCGGCTGGGCTTATTGCCTCATaaatgaacagtattttttctcacgATTCAGCAACGAACAAGCCCAGCCACTGTCTGTGTCATCTGTCACAAACAGGTGTCAGGTGTGACACACCGATAGTGTTCATCGATCCATTCACTCACTAACGGAGCGTGAGATCGGAACAGGCTGATGACAGCAATCTCGAAAACCACTAAGCAAGCATATTCCATGCGACCTTTAGAACAATCCATCCAACAGTACTACATCAAGAGAGACGTGACGAGGTTGCTGCGAATGCGATGCAGCAAGAACACAATCCACCCATCAGCCAAGGCAACTGCAAGATCACTGCAATTCTTGGTTGTTGGCTGAGCTAAACAGAATTCCATGGATCAAGACAAGACTGGCAAATGAAACGATCAGACTAACTGCATTGCATTGCGCGAGCGCGACAAGGAGACACACGATACACCGCCGGAGCCACACCACTCCGGCCACCACCCACCAATAGTAAGGTAGAGAAACACCACGAACCACGAAACACCgccggccgccaccgccgccgaagcTGCCTCCACTCAGACTCCTGCCCCTACACGCTCCCCGGATTAGACAACACCACACACGAACTGAGACGAAACCCACATCAGACAGACAAGAGCTGGAACGAGGGCAAAATGTTAGCTTGCGCCAGCTCGCCGCCGCACCCTGGCCGGCGGGCGAGAGCTCCTCGGCATCACACGAAGCCGACCTCGGCGAACTGCGGGCGCGCCGCCTTGGCCGACGCTGGCGTGCCCGGGCGCGGCCGCGGGGCCATCCCCTCCGGGAGCGGGTTCTTGCGCGGCCGGCCGCGCGGGCGCGGGATCTTGGGCGGCGCGTGCGGGTCCCGCGGCTTGGGAGGGCGGCCGCGCCGGCGTGGCGCGGCGGCGGGGGTCGCGGCGGCTCCGAGCACGCCGATGGGGCACGGGCCGGCAGCTCCTGGCACGCCGGCGGCGGGGAAGCCCGCGGGCCGCGGCTTCGGGGGCCTTCCGCGCCCGCGCTTAGCGGGCAGCTGCGGCAGAGGTAGAGGCtccggcacctcctcctcctcgtcgtcgtcggcgcAGTCGTCGTCTTCTTCGTCGTCAGCCAGTGACTCCGACGCCGGCGGtgccggcggcggaggcgggggCAGCGCGTACTTTCCCCCCGCGACGGCGACGAGCTCCCCGGCGGCGGACATGCGCGAGAGGTGGGCGGCGACGAGCGCCGGGTGCGAGGCCGGCAGGTCGCCGCGGGCCTCCGCCTCGATGCGGCGCGCGATGGCGGCCTGGCTGGAGCCGTTCTCCTCGGCGAGCGCGGCGATCGCAGCGACGATCATCTGCAGCAGCCAGGGCAGACGCAGGGGTCAGTCAAATTCGGCAGATCGGCGTAGATCTGGCGGAAAGGAGCAGcgcagaggagaggagaggggaggaggTAGGGCTGGAACCGAGGGAGGGAGGGAAGCTTGCCTCGGGGTAGGAGGGGGGCACGAGGTCGGAGGAGCCCGGGGGCGAGCCGTCGCCACTGGAAGTGGGAGTGGCCATGCCTGCGCTGCGCTGGCCGCCTCGGCTGCTGGCTGTCGCTTCCTCTCCCTCTCGGCGTGTCTGGGCGCGTGGGGGAGTGGGAATTGGGGGCACAGCGGAGAGGGGAGGAGGGGCCGCGACGACGCGGATCTGAGACTGAGAGGGGCGCTGCCGCTGAGGCCTCAGGGAATGCAAGTACAGTTTCGACAAGGAATCTGTCGGGTGTTCCGCGCGTGGTACCGGGGGGTGACCCGGCCCACCCGGCTCGGGGCCGCGCGGGCGCTCCCGCCCGCTCCCGCGCACCCGCCCCAAGTCCCAACGGTGTGGGTTCGGATCGGCTCGACTCGACCGTCCGGCGCTGCTGCTCAGCTGCTGCCGCCGCCTGCTTTCGAGTGTCGACCGTGGTGGTTGACCGCGGTGTGCGGCGGCTGACCAAACCAGGGCACTGAAGCGCCGTGGAAAAATGATGATTTGCAAAGGAGAAAGGGAAACTTCGTGGTGATTCTAACCAGTGGAGAAACAAACACTCGACGGCAAACCGTAAGAATGTCCGTTGTTGATTCTGAACGAGTGAAGAAATGGTGGTGGTCCACGTGACTACGTGCGCGAAGAGGACTCCACTTTAGAGCCGCCCATTGTTTCACTTTATAAATTGACACTCTTAGCCTGTTCGGCGGGCCGTaaatgatcgtatacgatcgtggattataagctggaaccgtatttttttctcacacaaaactaaccaaatcagtcagcagtaaataatccacgatccagcCCAGCCAGCTGAACAGGTTGTCTATCGATTATGTTGCTTTTTACTATGCTACTACTATTACTAGGGGCCTCTTTGACAGGGCTCCGGCGGCTTCGGCTCCGGCGTGTCGGCCGCGCGGCCGACACCTGGTACTGTTCATCGGAgctatttttctctctcctcctttcctctctcactgacacaaccggagccggagaagctcgtttttctggctccgcggctccggctcctgtagGCACCTGTCGGCCGTCCAGCGGCCGACACCCAGCTACAGTGCAGGAGCCAGAGCCggcgggagcccggccaaacggggcctagGTATTGCTATTCCACATCGCCTCTacctcttttatatatatatatatatacacacacacacgcgtcctataagccatactttttcagtcaacgaataatatttttctcccacaacaaatcaggtaacagtactttcaaccatggcttatctgccaagcgaacagggcaatatACTCAAGTTTAATATATTTCAAATCAACTACTTCCTCCTTTCAAATTATTAGTTATTTTGGTCTTTTTTCAGAtctttgttccaaattataaaatattttaacttttctaaatatattatttttgttatgcacttaaaTATAAACTATGTCTAAATACTTAGtaacagaaaagtcaaaatgacttataatgtATTTGGGAAACCAAAATA
It encodes:
- the LOC136453173 gene encoding pentatricopeptide repeat-containing protein At4g22760-like → MFEAMPARDVVSWNSMVAGLAKAGHLDEAIELFDRMPETNAASWNALVSGFMTQGHVAQAQELFERMPIRNNVSWITMISGYVKAGDVQAAANLFDRMDNKDLYAWNAMISCYAQNGCGREALGIFNRMLKPHNWVVPNEKTFSPVISACSQLGDLRFGLWVESFMGYVGVDLDNHLRTALVDLYTKSGQMDRAFELFRGLRSRDVVSYSAMIVGCGMHGKLNEAVGLFKEMSKARIDPNAVTFVGLLSAYSHAGLLEEARACFTSMSSKYEISSSMEHYTIMVDILGRCGKLEEAFQLIMQIPVCPHASVWGALLLACRLHNNIELGEVVASKCFELELEESGYYILLGNIYAQAKKWDKVKGLRKMMAERGLSKTPGSSWVHVA
- the LOC136453258 gene encoding HMG-Y-related protein A-like; this encodes MATPTSSGDGSPPGSSDLVPPSYPEMIVAAIAALAEENGSSQAAIARRIEAEARGDLPASHPALVAAHLSRMSAAGELVAVAGGKYALPPPPPPAPPASESLADDEEDDDCADDDEEEEVPEPLPLPQLPAKRGRGRPPKPRPAGFPAAGVPGAAGPCPIGVLGAAATPAAAPRRRGRPPKPRDPHAPPKIPRPRGRPRKNPLPEGMAPRPRPGTPASAKAARPQFAEVGFV